A window of the Cystobacter fuscus genome harbors these coding sequences:
- a CDS encoding cytochrome c oxidase subunit 3 family protein, which translates to MSSETTPWREYFGSRENQSHAAQLGMWIFLGSEVLLFTNLFVGYAVYRYYYPEVFIEASHHLATGWATVQTLLLVTSSLCVALAVHFIRSGRAFWMGVALLVAMGLGLGFLVIKGWEYWKHWTEGALPGEYYRLAELPDRGGSLFFTLYFLLTGLHALHMLAGLSVLGWLVWGALVGRYTAEYHVPVEVGGLYWHLVDVFWLFIYPLLYLVE; encoded by the coding sequence ATGTCTTCTGAGACGACGCCCTGGCGGGAGTACTTCGGGAGCCGGGAGAACCAGAGCCATGCGGCGCAGCTGGGGATGTGGATCTTCCTGGGCTCGGAGGTGTTGCTCTTCACGAACCTGTTCGTCGGGTACGCGGTGTATCGCTATTACTACCCGGAGGTCTTCATCGAGGCGAGCCACCACCTGGCGACGGGGTGGGCCACGGTGCAGACGCTGCTGTTGGTGACGAGCAGTCTGTGCGTGGCGTTGGCGGTGCACTTCATCCGGAGCGGGAGGGCGTTCTGGATGGGGGTGGCGCTGCTGGTGGCGATGGGCCTGGGATTGGGGTTCCTCGTCATCAAGGGCTGGGAGTACTGGAAGCACTGGACGGAGGGAGCACTGCCCGGGGAGTACTACCGGCTGGCGGAGCTGCCGGATCGGGGAGGGAGCCTGTTCTTCACGCTGTATTTCCTGCTCACGGGGCTGCATGCGCTGCACATGCTGGCGGGGCTGAGCGTGTTGGGGTGGCTGGTGTGGGGGGCGTTGGTGGGGAGGTACACGGCCGAGTACCACGTACCGGTGGAGGTGGGCGGGTTGTACTGGCACCTCGTGGATGTCTTCTGGCTGTTCATCTATCCGCTGCTGTACCTGGTGGAGTGA
- a CDS encoding cbb3-type cytochrome c oxidase subunit I produces MNPSTAGSLAEPTYLNHETTVRSWLLTRDHKRIGVMFLVLVISALLLGGVFAMLLRIELLTPGPTIMGPMTYNRVFTLHGVTMVWLFMIPAIPSAFGNFVLPLMLGAKEVAFPRLNLASVYIYAAGAALTVFGMVWSGADTGWTFYTPYSTTSPTAVTPILLGVFIIGFSTIITGLNFITTTHTLRAPGMHWSRIPLFVWAIYGTSVIQVVATPVLAMVLVLVALERVAGVGIFDPTRGGDPVLFQHMFWFYSHPAVYIMVLPAMGVITEVVCAFSRKNIFGYRMIAASTFGIAFVGFFSWGHHMFVSGQSTFGSGIFGVLSMLVAIFTAIKIFNWVATMYGGAIDLKVPLLYVLGFIFLLTFGGMTGVAVATTSLDVHWHDTYFIVAHFHYIMVGSVLMAFLAALHYWWPKMFGRLFPERWASVAACTIIFGFIVTFLPQFLLGNMGMPRRYYQYPSEMQWLNVLSTAGASLLAFGFGLIGLYLVWSLRYGKVSPANPWGSRGYEWFSASPPGPHNFREPPRFEREVHDYTVSEAPHVF; encoded by the coding sequence ATGAACCCATCGACGGCAGGTAGCCTGGCCGAGCCCACCTATCTGAATCACGAGACGACGGTGCGCTCGTGGCTGCTCACGCGCGATCACAAGCGGATTGGCGTGATGTTCCTGGTGCTGGTCATCTCCGCGCTGCTGCTCGGCGGCGTATTCGCGATGTTGCTGCGGATTGAACTGCTCACGCCCGGGCCGACGATCATGGGCCCGATGACCTACAACCGGGTGTTCACCCTGCACGGGGTGACGATGGTGTGGCTGTTCATGATTCCGGCGATTCCCTCGGCGTTCGGCAACTTCGTGCTGCCGTTGATGCTGGGGGCGAAGGAGGTGGCCTTTCCGCGGCTCAACCTGGCGTCGGTGTACATCTACGCGGCGGGCGCGGCGCTGACGGTGTTCGGCATGGTGTGGAGCGGCGCGGACACGGGGTGGACGTTCTACACGCCCTACAGCACGACGTCGCCCACGGCGGTGACACCCATCCTGCTGGGCGTGTTCATCATCGGCTTCTCCACCATCATCACCGGGCTGAACTTCATCACCACGACGCATACGCTGCGGGCGCCGGGGATGCACTGGTCGCGCATTCCGCTCTTCGTGTGGGCCATCTACGGCACGTCGGTCATCCAGGTGGTGGCAACGCCGGTGCTCGCGATGGTGCTGGTGCTGGTGGCGCTCGAGCGGGTGGCGGGAGTGGGCATCTTCGATCCCACGCGCGGGGGGGATCCGGTGCTTTTCCAGCACATGTTCTGGTTCTACTCACACCCGGCGGTCTACATCATGGTGCTGCCGGCCATGGGCGTCATCACCGAGGTGGTGTGTGCCTTCAGCCGCAAGAACATCTTCGGCTATCGGATGATCGCCGCGTCCACGTTTGGGATTGCGTTCGTGGGGTTCTTCTCGTGGGGGCACCACATGTTCGTGTCGGGGCAGTCCACGTTCGGCTCGGGCATCTTCGGGGTGTTGAGCATGCTGGTGGCCATCTTCACGGCCATCAAGATCTTCAACTGGGTGGCGACGATGTATGGGGGCGCCATCGACTTGAAGGTGCCGCTGCTCTACGTGCTGGGCTTCATCTTCCTGCTCACGTTCGGAGGGATGACGGGGGTGGCGGTGGCGACCACGTCGCTGGACGTGCACTGGCACGACACGTACTTCATCGTGGCGCATTTCCATTACATCATGGTGGGCTCGGTGCTGATGGCCTTCCTGGCGGCGCTGCACTACTGGTGGCCGAAGATGTTCGGACGGCTGTTCCCCGAGCGCTGGGCATCCGTCGCGGCGTGCACCATCATCTTCGGCTTCATCGTGACGTTCCTGCCGCAGTTCCTGTTGGGGAACATGGGAATGCCGCGGCGCTACTACCAATACCCGAGCGAGATGCAGTGGCTGAACGTGCTGAGCACGGCGGGCGCGTCGCTGCTGGCGTTTGGCTTCGGGCTGATTGGCCTCTACCTGGTGTGGTCGCTGCGCTACGGGAAGGTGAGTCCGGCGAATCCCTGGGGCTCGAGGGGGTACGAGTGGTTCAGTGCCTCTCCGCCCGGGCCGCACAACTTCCGCGAGCCGCCGCGCTTCGAGCGCGAGGTCCACGACTACACGGTGTCCGAGGCGCCCCATGTCTTCTGA
- a CDS encoding c-type cytochrome — MRRGLAGLLLVGVLGGCSVDFQGWAGMKDQPKGLPFRENAFFADGRTMRQPPPDTVPRSRRGISRRFLTGREAPDAGYVEEIPLALTREFVEGGQGSFEIYCATCHGVLGDGVSQVARNMGLREPPSLVDLPEYEDGYVYAVISEGYGLMPGYAEKLTPEQRWAVVAYVRALRESQRARLGDVPAEARARLLEEGAP; from the coding sequence ATGAGGCGCGGGCTCGCGGGGCTCCTCCTCGTCGGGGTGCTCGGGGGGTGCTCGGTGGACTTCCAGGGGTGGGCGGGGATGAAGGATCAGCCCAAGGGTCTGCCCTTCCGGGAGAACGCCTTCTTCGCGGACGGGCGGACGATGCGCCAGCCGCCGCCGGACACGGTGCCGAGGAGCCGGCGGGGAATCTCCCGGCGCTTCCTCACCGGCCGCGAGGCCCCGGACGCGGGCTACGTGGAGGAGATTCCGCTCGCGCTCACGCGGGAGTTCGTCGAGGGCGGACAGGGCTCCTTCGAGATTTATTGCGCGACCTGTCACGGGGTGCTCGGGGACGGGGTGAGCCAGGTGGCGCGCAACATGGGGCTGCGCGAGCCGCCCTCGCTGGTGGATCTGCCCGAGTACGAGGACGGGTACGTGTACGCCGTCATCAGCGAGGGGTATGGGCTGATGCCGGGCTACGCGGAGAAGCTGACGCCGGAGCAGCGCTGGGCGGTGGTGGCCTACGTGCGGGCGCTGCGCGAGAGCCAGCGGGCGAGGCTCGGAGACGTGCCGGCCGAGGCGAGGGCGCGGCTGCTCGAGGAGGGCGCGCCATGA
- a CDS encoding cytochrome C oxidase subunit IV family protein has translation MAEHGRKSVWGYVGIWGVLVVLTVATWLLGTRGHLGHWSLPVALGIALTKTALVAMFFMHLVEQPGARRVVFPVSALFLALLLGLSLVEAMTRVRMARPDGPKALEPVRPASTRTAPPGSPTRRVGH, from the coding sequence ATGGCGGAGCACGGGAGGAAGAGCGTCTGGGGTTACGTGGGGATATGGGGCGTGCTGGTGGTGCTGACGGTGGCGACGTGGTTGTTGGGGACGCGGGGGCACCTGGGGCACTGGTCGTTGCCGGTGGCGCTGGGGATTGCCCTGACGAAGACGGCGCTGGTGGCGATGTTCTTCATGCACCTGGTGGAGCAGCCGGGAGCGCGGCGGGTGGTGTTTCCGGTGTCGGCGCTGTTCCTGGCGTTGTTGCTCGGGCTGTCGTTGGTGGAGGCGATGACGCGGGTGCGCATGGCGAGGCCGGATGGGCCCAAGGCGCTGGAGCCCGTGCGTCCGGCGTCGACACGCACGGCCCCGCCGGGTTCACCCACGCGGAGGGTGGGACATTGA
- the nrfD gene encoding NrfD/PsrC family molybdoenzyme membrane anchor subunit, producing MAEPPATPSGDALVSEPLIKGAPSPEHLSESLLRPTLGAAGRGWWVLLGLSGLGTALFLTAITVTLVKGIGAWGNNIPVAWAFGIIDFVWWIGFGHAGTLISAILLLFQQKWRASVNRFAEAMTLFAVVQAGLFPLLHLGRPWVAYWLIPYPSTMRVWPQFKSSLPWDVVAITTYLTVSVLFWYLGLLPDLATARDRAPTPRRQFWYGLVSLGWTGSARHWHHWRTAYLLLAGLATPLVLSVHTIVSFDFAIAQVPGWHTTIFPPYFVAGAIFSGLALVLTLLLPTRGALGLGHVITERHVDILCKLLLATGLMVSYGYLQENFFAWYSGDEAEMAAYSFKRSGTWAGLFWFQMLTNVVLPHLFWFPRLRRNLAVVWLVSLAVDAGMWVERFTIIVPSLSRDFLPGSWHTYSPTWVDLSLLGGSMCFFGFLFLLFLKFVPPVSISEVKELHHELTAEKGA from the coding sequence ATGGCTGAACCACCCGCCACGCCCTCGGGCGATGCGCTCGTGTCCGAGCCGCTCATCAAGGGCGCGCCGAGCCCCGAGCACCTGTCGGAATCGCTCCTGCGGCCCACCCTTGGCGCGGCGGGGCGAGGCTGGTGGGTGCTGCTCGGCCTCTCGGGGCTCGGCACGGCGCTGTTCCTCACGGCCATCACCGTGACGCTGGTGAAAGGCATTGGGGCGTGGGGCAACAACATCCCGGTGGCGTGGGCCTTCGGCATCATCGACTTCGTGTGGTGGATTGGCTTTGGCCACGCGGGCACGCTCATCTCCGCCATCCTGTTGCTCTTCCAGCAGAAGTGGCGCGCGTCGGTGAACCGCTTCGCCGAGGCGATGACGCTCTTCGCCGTGGTGCAGGCGGGACTCTTCCCCCTCTTGCACCTGGGGCGGCCCTGGGTGGCGTACTGGCTCATCCCCTATCCGAGCACCATGCGCGTCTGGCCGCAGTTCAAGAGCTCGCTGCCGTGGGACGTGGTGGCCATCACCACCTACCTCACCGTGTCGGTGCTCTTCTGGTACCTGGGCCTCCTGCCCGACCTGGCGACGGCGCGCGATCGGGCGCCCACGCCGCGCAGGCAGTTCTGGTACGGGCTGGTGTCACTCGGGTGGACGGGCTCGGCGCGGCATTGGCACCACTGGCGCACGGCGTACCTGTTGCTCGCGGGGCTGGCCACGCCGCTGGTGCTCAGCGTGCACACCATCGTCAGCTTCGACTTCGCCATCGCCCAGGTGCCCGGCTGGCACACCACCATCTTCCCTCCCTACTTCGTGGCGGGCGCCATCTTCTCCGGACTCGCGCTGGTGCTCACGCTGCTGCTCCCCACGCGCGGCGCGCTGGGGCTCGGCCACGTCATCACCGAGCGGCACGTGGACATCCTGTGCAAGCTGCTGCTGGCCACGGGGCTGATGGTGTCCTACGGCTACCTCCAGGAGAACTTCTTCGCCTGGTACAGCGGCGACGAGGCGGAGATGGCCGCCTACTCCTTCAAGCGCTCGGGCACGTGGGCGGGCCTGTTCTGGTTCCAGATGCTCACCAACGTGGTGCTGCCCCACCTCTTCTGGTTTCCCCGGTTGCGCCGCAACCTCGCGGTGGTGTGGCTCGTCTCGCTGGCCGTGGACGCGGGCATGTGGGTGGAGCGCTTCACCATCATCGTTCCCTCGCTCTCGCGCGACTTCCTGCCGGGCAGTTGGCACACGTACTCGCCCACGTGGGTGGATCTGTCGCTGCTGGGCGGCTCCATGTGCTTCTTCGGCTTCCTCTTCCTGCTCTTCCTCAAGTTCGTCCCGCCCGTGTCCATCAGCGAGGTGAAGGAGCTGCACCACGAGTTGACGGCGGAGAAGGGGGCCTGA
- the coxB gene encoding cytochrome c oxidase subunit II: MNEFFRQVLFLPEQASTFARDVDHLHYVIISTAMVVATLIFGLAGFFLIRYRRRSESQATRKVQTSLGWEVLFVGSPLAVFLAWFFIGYHDFVWMQTPPPEAMDVYVVAKQWMWKFTYPEGPNAIGVLRVPVGRPVRLLLTSRDVIHSFYVPAFRVKQDALPGAYTQTWFEVTRPGRYRVMCTEYCGLKHSEMWAEVVALSPEDYAAWLREQRAGPVALRDATPGAAERDEPLVPARLAMEYSAEAPHGELMTAERGTLAERGERVAAEKGCLRCHTVDGTAHIGPTWWGLYRREERLEGGGTVVADEAYLTESMMKPQVKQVEGYALVMPSFQGQLDAAEVAALIEYIRTLRGARRDDIRPGGPVYEPIDGR; this comes from the coding sequence CTGAACGAGTTCTTCCGCCAGGTGCTCTTCCTGCCGGAGCAGGCGTCCACCTTCGCCCGGGACGTGGATCATCTGCACTACGTCATCATCAGCACGGCGATGGTCGTGGCCACGCTCATCTTCGGCCTGGCGGGGTTCTTCCTCATCCGCTACCGCAGGCGCTCGGAGTCGCAGGCCACGCGCAAGGTGCAGACGTCGCTGGGCTGGGAGGTGCTCTTCGTGGGCTCGCCGCTCGCGGTGTTCCTCGCGTGGTTCTTCATCGGCTACCACGACTTCGTGTGGATGCAGACGCCGCCGCCCGAGGCGATGGACGTCTACGTGGTGGCCAAGCAGTGGATGTGGAAGTTCACCTATCCCGAGGGCCCCAACGCCATTGGCGTGCTGCGGGTGCCGGTGGGCCGGCCGGTGCGGCTGCTGCTCACCAGCCGGGACGTCATCCATTCGTTCTACGTGCCGGCGTTCCGGGTGAAGCAGGACGCGCTGCCCGGGGCCTATACCCAGACATGGTTCGAGGTGACGCGGCCGGGCCGCTACCGGGTGATGTGCACGGAGTACTGCGGATTGAAGCACTCGGAGATGTGGGCGGAGGTCGTGGCGCTCTCGCCGGAGGACTACGCGGCGTGGCTGCGCGAGCAGCGCGCGGGTCCGGTGGCGCTGCGGGACGCGACACCTGGGGCTGCCGAGCGCGACGAGCCCCTCGTCCCGGCGCGTCTGGCGATGGAGTACTCGGCGGAGGCGCCGCATGGGGAGTTGATGACGGCGGAGCGGGGCACGCTGGCCGAGCGGGGCGAGCGGGTGGCGGCGGAGAAGGGGTGTTTGAGGTGCCACACGGTGGATGGCACGGCGCACATCGGGCCCACGTGGTGGGGGTTGTACCGGCGCGAGGAGCGGCTCGAGGGGGGAGGGACGGTGGTGGCGGACGAGGCGTACCTCACCGAGTCGATGATGAAGCCACAGGTGAAGCAGGTGGAGGGCTACGCGCTGGTGATGCCGTCGTTCCAGGGGCAGTTGGACGCGGCGGAGGTGGCGGCGCTCATCGAGTACATCCGGACGCTGCGCGGCGCGCGGCGGGACGACATCCGGCCGGGAGGGCCCGTGTATGAACCCATCGACGGCAGGTAG
- a CDS encoding DUF3341 domain-containing protein, whose translation MRYWVVGEFGSGAEAKRALTALRERGCAADSLDAFSPYPVEGLDEVLGLKPSPLRAFALLAGLSGAVLAYGVQWWTNAVDWPLNVGNRPPHSWPTFVPITFETTVLFASLTLFFGLMVLFRFPRPHHPLFELESFRSASTGGFWVSVTTSEHARTEVLLGHLRELAARTTAVVEEET comes from the coding sequence ATGCGCTACTGGGTGGTGGGGGAGTTCGGCTCGGGAGCGGAGGCGAAGCGGGCCCTCACGGCGCTGCGCGAGCGCGGCTGCGCGGCGGACTCGCTGGATGCCTTCTCGCCCTACCCGGTGGAGGGGCTGGACGAGGTGCTCGGGTTGAAGCCCTCGCCCCTGCGCGCCTTCGCCCTGTTGGCGGGCCTGTCCGGGGCGGTGCTGGCCTATGGGGTGCAGTGGTGGACCAACGCGGTGGACTGGCCGCTCAACGTGGGCAACCGGCCGCCGCACTCCTGGCCGACCTTCGTCCCCATCACCTTCGAGACGACGGTGCTCTTCGCCTCGTTGACGCTCTTCTTCGGGCTGATGGTGCTCTTCCGCTTTCCCCGGCCGCACCATCCGCTCTTCGAGCTGGAGTCCTTCCGCAGCGCATCCACCGGCGGCTTCTGGGTGAGCGTCACCACGAGTGAGCACGCCCGGACGGAGGTGCTGCTCGGCCACCTGCGCGAGCTGGCGGCGCGCACCACGGCGGTGGTGGAGGAGGAGACATGA
- a CDS encoding HEAT repeat domain-containing protein → MSRVPAPPRPTLALSFIEAFREGDETRTRAQVIQFGARKARSLLEAMLEAPDAVARQAAAFGLGELGGAASVKLLEHQLALEEARGSHDGAAVAEAITQALGRIRGASARASLARRLERLVASDRPEPADLNDVACALWRKRHPELIPIVRQCLERLAHPTPTALHGLLVLLEKPPEELRHWAADGSVPIELKGEVLTVLTEELPETLVSTLPAFISSAEPLMDTAVNHKGAASAYCVDLFSLLLLKPEHLLPMLPDTTLDRLRDMARKWVAATSSLKCSLQAAVLLKHLGRKEDAALLEAHRPADPTLAKVFDDAAQVLRG, encoded by the coding sequence ATGAGCAGAGTCCCCGCCCCGCCACGCCCGACACTGGCCTTGAGCTTCATCGAGGCATTTCGCGAGGGAGACGAGACCCGGACACGTGCCCAAGTGATTCAGTTCGGTGCGCGCAAGGCCAGGTCCCTGCTGGAGGCCATGTTGGAGGCTCCTGACGCAGTCGCGCGACAGGCCGCGGCATTCGGCCTCGGAGAGCTGGGCGGCGCCGCCAGCGTCAAACTCCTCGAGCACCAGCTCGCCCTGGAGGAAGCACGGGGAAGTCATGATGGGGCCGCCGTCGCGGAGGCCATCACCCAAGCGCTGGGACGTATCCGAGGGGCGAGCGCACGAGCGAGCCTCGCACGCAGGCTGGAGCGGCTGGTCGCCTCGGACAGGCCAGAGCCCGCTGACTTGAACGATGTGGCCTGTGCCCTGTGGCGCAAACGGCATCCAGAGCTGATTCCCATCGTCCGACAGTGTTTGGAGAGGCTCGCACATCCAACTCCCACCGCCCTGCACGGCTTGCTCGTGCTACTGGAAAAGCCCCCGGAAGAACTCCGTCACTGGGCCGCCGATGGCTCCGTTCCCATCGAGCTCAAGGGCGAGGTGCTCACGGTGCTCACCGAGGAGCTACCCGAGACGCTCGTCTCCACCCTGCCCGCCTTCATCTCCTCGGCCGAGCCCCTGATGGACACGGCCGTGAACCACAAAGGAGCAGCCTCGGCCTACTGCGTGGATTTGTTCTCCCTGCTCCTCTTGAAGCCGGAGCATCTCCTCCCCATGCTCCCGGATACCACCCTCGACAGGTTGCGTGACATGGCCCGGAAGTGGGTCGCGGCGACATCTTCTCTCAAGTGCTCCCTTCAAGCCGCAGTCCTGCTCAAGCACCTGGGCCGCAAGGAGGATGCGGCGCTCCTCGAAGCGCACCGGCCAGCGGACCCTACGCTGGCCAAGGTCTTCGATGATGCGGCCCAGGTGCTGCGCGGGTGA
- a CDS encoding TIGR02265 family protein, with protein MSGLGAEAYRVQTGAELGHLLTWLGPEDTLRGMFFRSLQEAMLTLLGEAAMEACLEEVTGERDFVDFFAYPAVDFLRMVRRAAWLMEERGCEGQETLRMLGHLGTAAFLKSPAGKAMDVLASGTPRRVLENLPMAYQMLSPKGGPLSVTALGPTRARVNFSRDVLPCAYLEGLLEALLKKAGARGVRIEGRRVSAFSCEFLLAWTEGD; from the coding sequence ATGAGCGGTCTCGGAGCTGAGGCGTACAGGGTTCAGACCGGAGCGGAACTGGGGCACCTGCTCACGTGGCTGGGGCCCGAGGACACCTTGAGGGGCATGTTCTTCCGCAGCCTGCAGGAGGCGATGTTGACGCTCCTGGGCGAGGCGGCGATGGAGGCGTGCCTGGAGGAGGTCACGGGCGAGCGCGACTTCGTGGACTTCTTCGCCTACCCGGCGGTGGACTTCCTGCGGATGGTGCGGCGCGCGGCGTGGCTGATGGAGGAGCGCGGGTGCGAGGGGCAGGAAACGCTGCGGATGCTGGGGCACCTGGGCACGGCGGCGTTCCTCAAGAGTCCGGCGGGCAAGGCGATGGACGTGCTCGCCTCGGGCACGCCGCGGCGGGTGCTCGAGAACCTGCCCATGGCCTACCAGATGCTCTCCCCCAAGGGAGGCCCGCTGTCGGTGACGGCGCTGGGGCCCACGCGCGCCCGGGTGAACTTCTCGCGCGACGTGCTGCCGTGCGCGTACCTGGAGGGGCTGCTCGAGGCGTTGCTCAAGAAGGCCGGCGCGCGCGGCGTGCGCATCGAGGGCCGACGCGTGAGCGCCTTCTCTTGCGAGTTCCTCCTGGCCTGGACCGAGGGCGACTGA
- a CDS encoding aldo/keto reductase, producing the protein MANSDTRAEMTYRTLGRTGERVSAIGLGGWHLGLPQVDEKLALRIVRAAIDRGINFMDNCWDYNEGLSELRMGKALQEGYRNKVFLMTKIDGRTKKEAARQLEHSLERLQTDCIDLVQHHEILRFEDPDRIFREGGAQEALLEAKRAGKLRYIGFTGHKDPRIHLAMLELARERGFTFDAVQLPLNLMDAHFRSFAKLVVPELVKDGIGVLAMKTMANGAILRSKTVTPIECLHYALNLPTSVVITGVDRMDILEQAFEAVRTFKPLSDEQLQALLARTRTAALRGEFEPFKTSSIYDGTATNPQWLGEEPEELQAQMQT; encoded by the coding sequence ATGGCGAACTCGGACACGCGCGCGGAGATGACGTACCGGACCCTGGGGCGCACCGGGGAGAGGGTGTCGGCGATCGGCCTCGGGGGCTGGCACCTCGGGCTGCCCCAGGTGGACGAGAAGCTGGCGCTGCGCATCGTGCGCGCGGCGATCGACCGCGGCATCAACTTCATGGACAACTGCTGGGACTACAACGAGGGCCTGAGCGAGCTGCGCATGGGCAAGGCGCTCCAGGAGGGCTACCGGAACAAGGTCTTCCTGATGACGAAGATCGACGGCCGCACGAAGAAGGAGGCCGCGCGGCAGTTGGAGCACTCGCTGGAGCGGCTGCAGACGGACTGCATCGACCTGGTGCAACACCATGAAATCCTGCGCTTCGAGGATCCGGATCGCATCTTCCGCGAGGGCGGAGCCCAGGAGGCGCTGCTCGAGGCGAAGCGGGCCGGCAAGCTGCGCTACATCGGCTTCACGGGGCACAAGGATCCACGCATCCACCTGGCCATGCTGGAGCTGGCGCGCGAGCGCGGCTTCACGTTCGATGCGGTGCAGCTACCGCTCAACCTGATGGACGCGCACTTCCGCAGCTTCGCGAAGCTCGTGGTGCCGGAGCTGGTGAAGGACGGCATCGGCGTGCTCGCGATGAAGACGATGGCCAACGGCGCCATCCTCCGCTCCAAGACGGTGACGCCCATCGAGTGCCTGCACTACGCGCTGAACCTGCCCACCTCGGTGGTCATCACGGGCGTGGACCGGATGGACATCCTCGAGCAGGCCTTCGAGGCGGTGCGCACCTTCAAGCCCTTGAGCGACGAGCAGTTGCAGGCGCTGCTGGCCAGGACGCGCACGGCGGCGCTGCGGGGCGAGTTCGAGCCGTTCAAGACGTCATCCATCTACGATGGCACGGCGACCAACCCCCAGTGGCTGGGCGAGGAGCCCGAGGAGTTGCAGGCGCAGATGCAGACGTGA